A window of the Pedobacter cryoconitis genome harbors these coding sequences:
- a CDS encoding zinc-dependent metalloprotease translates to MQPKRLPVHKGKITSKKAVTDTLKKKADSTSKKEEKSYAELLKKATTLKGLFKVHQVENDYYFEIPLNLMEKDFLVVNKISSVPLALNESGVNKGMNFDNRVIRFSRNKAAKTVWVKVIVPQVESPAGDAITRSVKDNFTGSVIESFKIEAYSPDSSAVVVKMNKVFDGTEKSFNDVFNDMGLGATPKTSLSAIEKIKSFPQNIVVRALMSTRVMDAGISVPISITVTTNILLLPEKPMKPRFADNRVGFFSTPRWYFSDAQHKLETRELVTRWRMEPKPEDRARYLKGELVEPVKPIIFYIDPATPPKWRKEIIAGVYDWQKAFEQAGFKNAIQAREVTDTTDYDGDDVRYSEITYAASPKSNAMGPAVVDPRSGEILESDVVWWHNVMTSVQYWMRVQTGIIDPEVRNNDVSDQRMGHAIRFVSSHEIGHTLGLKHNMSSSASFPVDSLRSPAFTNRMGGTASSIMDYARFNYVAQPEDKVTNITPQIGTYDKYAIAWGYRWLPAEDPHQELPILKEWIKVHANDPLYHYGEQQQMKNIVDPRAQSEDLGDDAVKASRYGLANLKRLIPQILTWSAPEGDNYYQAGKLYLAAIWQWQTYAEHVTANIGGYYLENPVSGDGKDAYTPVPVKIQKGALEYFKDQVFTMPEWLFNKELLKKTFPIKDTPVGPMEYAPLNLRREYQYGLLYSLLGEDRLLRMLEMEVQFGKENVFTVGELFKDIRPAIFAQTLKGKTLSITDRMLQQNYVDVLLVSTDKMLEKITKKSLFQTSLNNLPQICDLGLNRDDADLDHVLENGINPSANLRNIYVSAMSRTSEVAAAKRGELLQILALLESNKNRGDEATKGHYMDLILRIRQSLQTK, encoded by the coding sequence GTGCAGCCTAAGAGATTGCCTGTGCATAAAGGTAAGATTACCAGCAAAAAAGCAGTTACAGATACGCTTAAAAAGAAAGCAGATAGCACCAGTAAAAAGGAGGAGAAAAGTTATGCCGAATTATTAAAGAAGGCAACTACCTTAAAAGGTTTATTTAAAGTGCATCAGGTAGAGAACGATTATTACTTCGAAATTCCGTTGAACCTGATGGAAAAGGACTTTTTGGTAGTCAATAAAATATCCTCAGTACCATTGGCACTTAACGAATCTGGTGTCAATAAAGGAATGAACTTTGATAACAGAGTTATTCGGTTTTCGAGAAATAAAGCAGCTAAAACAGTATGGGTTAAAGTGATCGTACCACAGGTAGAATCTCCTGCTGGCGATGCAATTACCCGTTCGGTGAAAGATAACTTTACCGGTTCAGTGATAGAATCATTTAAAATTGAAGCTTACTCACCTGATTCATCGGCCGTTGTAGTGAAAATGAACAAGGTTTTTGATGGAACAGAGAAAAGTTTCAATGATGTATTTAATGATATGGGTTTAGGAGCTACCCCTAAAACTTCCCTGTCCGCTATTGAAAAGATTAAAAGTTTTCCTCAGAATATTGTTGTTCGTGCATTAATGAGCACCAGGGTAATGGACGCAGGAATCAGCGTACCTATTAGTATTACGGTAACTACTAATATTCTTTTATTACCTGAAAAACCAATGAAACCTCGTTTTGCAGATAACAGAGTTGGTTTTTTCAGCACACCGAGATGGTATTTTTCAGATGCACAGCATAAACTGGAAACCAGAGAACTGGTTACCCGCTGGAGAATGGAACCTAAACCGGAAGACCGCGCAAGATATCTTAAAGGTGAATTGGTAGAACCAGTTAAGCCGATCATTTTTTATATAGACCCTGCAACTCCGCCAAAATGGAGGAAAGAAATTATTGCCGGTGTATATGACTGGCAGAAAGCCTTCGAGCAAGCAGGTTTCAAAAATGCAATTCAGGCCCGTGAGGTTACAGATACCACCGATTACGATGGTGACGATGTACGCTACTCAGAAATTACTTATGCTGCCTCGCCTAAATCAAATGCAATGGGCCCGGCTGTCGTAGATCCAAGATCAGGAGAAATCCTGGAATCTGATGTGGTATGGTGGCACAACGTAATGACTTCAGTTCAATACTGGATGCGTGTGCAAACTGGTATCATTGACCCTGAAGTAAGAAATAATGACGTGTCTGATCAAAGAATGGGACATGCCATCCGTTTCGTTTCTTCTCATGAGATTGGCCATACTTTAGGGCTGAAACACAATATGTCTTCTTCGGCATCTTTCCCCGTTGACTCTTTACGTTCACCAGCTTTTACTAACCGCATGGGCGGAACAGCTTCTTCAATTATGGATTATGCACGTTTTAATTACGTAGCACAACCAGAAGATAAAGTCACTAATATCACCCCGCAAATCGGGACTTATGATAAATATGCTATCGCCTGGGGATACCGCTGGTTACCAGCAGAAGATCCGCATCAGGAATTGCCAATTCTTAAAGAATGGATTAAAGTACATGCGAATGATCCTTTATACCACTACGGGGAGCAGCAGCAAATGAAAAACATTGTTGATCCCAGAGCACAATCTGAAGATCTTGGTGATGATGCTGTAAAAGCAAGCCGTTACGGATTGGCGAATTTAAAACGTCTGATCCCGCAAATCTTAACCTGGTCTGCACCAGAAGGTGATAATTATTACCAGGCCGGTAAACTTTACCTGGCTGCAATCTGGCAATGGCAAACCTATGCAGAGCATGTAACTGCGAACATCGGAGGCTATTATTTAGAAAACCCTGTTAGCGGAGATGGTAAAGATGCCTATACACCAGTACCTGTTAAGATTCAGAAAGGCGCATTGGAATATTTCAAAGATCAGGTATTTACTATGCCGGAATGGTTGTTCAACAAAGAATTACTTAAAAAAACTTTCCCTATAAAAGATACACCAGTAGGTCCTATGGAGTATGCACCATTAAACCTGAGACGTGAATATCAATACGGTCTGCTTTACAGTTTATTGGGTGAAGACCGTTTATTGAGAATGCTGGAGATGGAAGTCCAGTTTGGTAAAGAGAACGTATTTACTGTAGGCGAATTATTTAAAGATATCCGTCCTGCTATTTTCGCACAGACGCTGAAAGGAAAAACACTCTCTATTACAGACCGTATGTTACAGCAAAATTATGTGGATGTTTTATTGGTGAGTACCGATAAGATGCTGGAGAAGATTACTAAGAAATCTTTGTTCCAGACCAGCCTGAATAACTTACCACAAATTTGTGATTTAGGTTTAAATAGAGATGATGCTGATTTAGATCATGTCCTGGAAAACGGAATCAATCCTTCGGCAAACCTGAGAAATATCTACGTTTCTGCAATGAGCCGTACTTCGGAAGTTGCAGCAGCGAAAAGAGGAGAACTTTTACAAATCTTAGCCCTATTGGAAAGTAATAAGAACAGAGGTGATGAGGCAACTAAAGGTCATTATATGGACTTGATCCTTCGTATTCGTCAGAGCCTTCAAACAAAATAA